In Cololabis saira isolate AMF1-May2022 chromosome 10, fColSai1.1, whole genome shotgun sequence, a single window of DNA contains:
- the LOC133452125 gene encoding uncharacterized protein CXorf38 homolog has product MVREELSARLNDREYKNWLVAGRCLLILRDGLHRFTDQHMRAFHADLLNQNSLLRRPCQTSSCKPTGNKISRLCGLCSEWQKAILAHHRQPDATINWANCFPPHWRTNHWELAKAYMPRGQAKVKGADQCDTSALLNLINYCKCFWHVDPKLVRQVIQYRNELMHSCEFRVKDDWMRHYRTTLRQFVQQLSQVPQMATVEKQIEDMLSVDLSISVLGVDRMDSAGLSDGLQADSVPQLETSPEKISQWEIELLQEMFQECMHAAPGDDEDALTQDAEQLKRLGGLLQANKDLNERFPTILQTINSLESASSAGHGDTST; this is encoded by the exons ATGGTCCGTGAGGAGTTGTCTGCTCGTCTCAACGACAGGGAGTACAAGAACTGGCTGGTGGCGGGCCGGTGTCTGCTCATCCTGCGGGACGGCCTGCACCGGTTCACCGACCAACACATGAGAGCTTTCCACGCAGATCTGCTCAACCAGAACTCCCTCCTGCGGAGGCCGTGCCAGACCTCCTCATGCAAACCCACAGGGAATAAG ATTTCACGGCTATGCGGACTGTGTTCAGAGTGGCAGAAGGCCATCCTGGCCCACCACAGACAGCCCGACGCCACCATCAACTGGGCAAACTGCTTTCCTCCTCACTGGAGGACAAACCACTGGGAGCTGGCCAAG GCCTACATGCCTCGTGGTCAAGCCAAAGTGAAGGGGGCGGATCAATGTGACACTTCTGCTCTCCTCAACCTCATCAACTACTGTAAATGCTTCTGGCATGTGGATCCCAAGCTGGTTCGACAG GTGATCCAATACCGGAATGAGCTGATGCACTCTTGTGAGTTTCGCGTCAAGGATGACTGGATGAGGCACTACAGGACCACGCTGAGGCAGTTTGTGCAGCAGCTCAGCCAAGTGCCACAGATGGCAACAGTTGAAAAACAAATAGAAGAT ATGCTGTCTGTGGATTTGTCAATAAGTGTCTTGGGTGTGGACCGAATGGATTCGGCCGGGTTGTCGGACGGATTACAAGCTGATTCTGTCCCCCAACTGGAGACCAGCCCCGAGAAAATCAGCCAATGGGAAATCGAGCTGCTGCAAGAGATGTTTCAGGAGTGTATGCATGCTGCTCCAGGGGATGATGAAGACGCCCTTACACAG GACGCAGAGCAGTTGAAGAGGCTGGGGGGGCTCCTCCAGGCCAACAAAGATCTCAATGAGAGGTTTCCCACCATTCTTCAAACCATCAACTCCCTGGAATCCGCTTCATCGGCAGGACATGGAGACACAAGTACATGA